A genome region from Novosphingobium sp. G106 includes the following:
- a CDS encoding Rap1a/Tai family immunity protein: protein MQVSKTIRWQTYFRRASCICALALSCFSVLGQASIKTDSQTAGEDPSIINPVATGEGLFSYCRSQPAEPISAIGFGVCLGFIEGIVERDAMLPKDQRQICPSDGTQWGDEYEVVVNFLRDHPKNRQMPARVLALSALSEAFPCVA from the coding sequence ATGCAGGTTTCGAAGACCATTCGCTGGCAGACATATTTTCGCAGGGCATCCTGTATATGCGCTTTGGCACTTTCGTGCTTTTCTGTCCTCGGTCAGGCAAGCATAAAAACAGATAGCCAGACAGCTGGCGAAGATCCTTCGATCATCAACCCGGTCGCGACAGGCGAAGGACTATTTTCCTATTGCCGAAGCCAGCCGGCGGAACCGATAAGCGCCATTGGCTTCGGCGTATGCCTTGGCTTCATCGAGGGTATCGTCGAGCGCGACGCGATGCTTCCAAAAGATCAGCGACAAATCTGCCCGAGCGACGGCACGCAATGGGGCGATGAATACGAGGTGGTGGTGAATTTCCTTCGCGATCATCCCAAAAATCGCCAGATGCCGGCCCGAGTCCTTGCACTATCGGCGCTTAGCGAAGCCTTCCCTTGTGTCGCGTAG
- a CDS encoding universal stress protein, which yields MKNILLLVHQDAGEEARLKVAIDLTRALSGHLICIDITPFPIVFDQGMSLAPAFILDEAKREEVNKADLQRRIESEKISWNWDDITDDFVPALIEVATRADIVVLNRKLDTTARPNMRSITSSVLMHTNALVVAVGEHSRGIQLDCPALVAWDGSAQASLALERALPLLKKASLVTIFQLGDLPEESVTAKEAAEYLSRQKVASQIEIAPASNEIAAEICLAATRVGATYCVMGAFGHSRLREALFGGVTRAMLDMATLPLALAH from the coding sequence ATGAAGAACATACTTCTGCTGGTTCATCAGGATGCGGGTGAGGAGGCGCGATTGAAAGTCGCGATCGATCTAACCCGTGCACTTTCCGGGCATCTCATCTGCATTGACATCACCCCCTTTCCAATCGTGTTCGACCAGGGAATGTCGCTCGCACCTGCATTCATCCTCGACGAGGCGAAGCGCGAAGAAGTCAACAAGGCAGATCTGCAACGAAGAATCGAAAGCGAAAAGATCTCCTGGAATTGGGACGACATCACGGACGACTTCGTTCCCGCTCTCATCGAGGTCGCAACGAGAGCCGATATCGTCGTTCTGAACCGCAAGCTCGACACTACGGCGCGCCCAAACATGCGCAGCATCACCTCGAGCGTCCTCATGCACACGAACGCTCTCGTCGTCGCGGTGGGCGAGCACTCCCGCGGCATCCAGCTCGACTGTCCCGCGCTCGTTGCCTGGGACGGTTCTGCGCAGGCCTCGCTGGCGCTCGAGCGAGCTCTGCCGCTCCTCAAGAAGGCCTCGCTCGTCACGATCTTCCAGCTTGGCGATTTGCCCGAGGAGAGCGTCACCGCAAAAGAGGCAGCGGAATATCTGTCGCGGCAGAAAGTCGCCTCGCAAATCGAGATCGCACCGGCGAGCAACGAGATCGCGGCCGAGATTTGCCTGGCCGCCACGCGGGTCGGGGCGACCTATTGCGTCATGGGAGCCTTTGGACACAGCCGGCTGCGCGAGGCGCTTTTCGGAGGCGTTACCCGCGCGATGCTCGACATGGCGACCCTACCGCTCGCCCTGGCCCACTGA
- a CDS encoding AAA family ATPase, giving the protein MPDERAGPLSAMNQDEVIAFLERPDSYGELERVERIDTHAAIVFLAGDCAYKLKRAVKFPYLDFSSPAKRKAVCEAELTLNRRTAPELYLGVRSINRLANGKLGFSQGEPIDWLVVMRRFKSTDLLEDVASRGGLDAALTVSLADEIARFHDLAETIPSERGAERVSRVIESNFESMIRLAPGIIDAGACQNLFQASLAECGRVRDLLDRRAASGHVRLCHGDLHLANICLWQGKPTLFDCLEFDPELAKSDVLYDVAFLVMDLWQRGYRPSANLLFNRYLDRREEADGLGAVPLFLSMRAAIRAHVSGAAAERQAEVKDQEQKVADARHYLDAAQAFLKLSKPQLIVIAGLSGTGKSTLARALAPLVGAAPGARWLRTDVLRKRLAGLSPETRLPKDAYTPERSAEVYASLQKEAADAIEAGSTVIVDGVFAKPEERAEIAQIAATARAEFTGLWLTAPPETMLERVGTRILDASDADEAVVEHQLSYDLGSLAGWLRIDAGRTPEAVLSSSIGLLQSRLNRSSGN; this is encoded by the coding sequence ATGCCAGACGAAAGAGCCGGGCCGCTTTCGGCCATGAACCAAGACGAGGTCATTGCGTTCCTGGAACGCCCGGACAGCTATGGCGAGCTCGAGCGAGTTGAACGCATCGACACCCATGCGGCGATCGTGTTCCTTGCCGGAGATTGTGCCTACAAGCTCAAGAGAGCGGTCAAATTCCCCTATCTCGATTTCTCTTCACCCGCGAAGCGCAAGGCGGTGTGCGAGGCTGAGCTCACGCTCAATCGACGCACGGCCCCCGAGCTTTACCTAGGCGTCCGCAGCATCAATCGCCTCGCCAATGGAAAGCTTGGCTTCTCGCAAGGCGAACCGATCGATTGGCTGGTGGTCATGCGCCGGTTCAAGTCGACCGATCTGCTCGAAGACGTGGCCTCGCGCGGCGGGCTGGACGCTGCGCTAACCGTCAGCCTTGCCGACGAGATCGCACGTTTCCATGATTTGGCGGAAACGATTCCGAGTGAGAGAGGCGCCGAACGAGTCAGCAGGGTAATCGAGAGCAATTTCGAGAGCATGATTCGCCTTGCGCCTGGCATTATCGACGCCGGCGCCTGTCAAAACCTATTCCAGGCGTCGCTCGCAGAATGCGGCCGCGTCAGGGATCTCCTCGACCGCCGCGCAGCTTCGGGTCATGTCCGTCTTTGCCACGGCGACCTGCACCTTGCGAACATTTGCCTCTGGCAGGGAAAACCCACCCTGTTCGATTGCCTCGAATTCGATCCGGAACTCGCCAAGAGCGACGTTCTTTACGATGTGGCCTTCCTCGTCATGGATCTTTGGCAGCGCGGTTATCGCCCTTCGGCGAACTTGCTGTTCAACCGGTACCTCGATCGGCGCGAGGAGGCGGACGGCCTCGGAGCGGTTCCGCTATTCCTTTCGATGCGTGCGGCTATCCGGGCTCATGTCAGCGGCGCAGCTGCCGAGCGGCAGGCCGAGGTCAAAGACCAGGAGCAAAAGGTCGCGGATGCCCGACACTATCTCGATGCCGCGCAGGCGTTCCTGAAACTTAGCAAACCTCAACTCATCGTGATCGCCGGCCTGAGCGGGACTGGCAAGTCCACGCTCGCCCGCGCCCTTGCGCCGCTGGTTGGCGCCGCACCAGGTGCGCGTTGGCTTCGCACTGACGTCCTGCGAAAGCGCCTGGCAGGGCTCAGCCCCGAGACCCGATTGCCCAAAGACGCCTACACCCCGGAACGAAGCGCCGAAGTCTATGCATCTTTGCAGAAAGAGGCCGCGGACGCGATCGAGGCCGGCAGCACGGTGATAGTGGACGGCGTGTTCGCCAAGCCCGAGGAGCGGGCCGAGATCGCGCAGATCGCCGCAACCGCGCGTGCCGAATTTACCGGCCTGTGGCTGACTGCGCCGCCCGAGACCATGCTCGAACGCGTGGGCACGCGCATCCTAGACGCCTCCGACGCGGACGAAGCCGTAGTCGAGCATCAGTTGAGCTATGACCTTGGTTCCCTCGCAGGTTGGCTGCGGATCGACGCAGGGCGCACGCCAGAGGCGGTACTCTCCTCATCCATCGGCCTGCTTCAATCCCGTCTGAATCGGTCATCCGGGAATTGA
- a CDS encoding LOG family protein yields MDLLAYPDTTSLLLPVEDTEFLLREEMRPIRFALEFAKADLALKDWGVRSTVIVFGSARIRSKEAAAQAQDNAKTEEERKAADNLTRHTDYYEVAREFAQIVSLRGGAFAPRHRWRENVIATGGGPGIMEAANRGAHDVGAPSIGFNITLLREQRPNAYITPELNFRFHYFAMRKMHLAMRASALAIFPGGFGTLDEMFELLTLQQTGKALSAPIVLFGSSYWKQVINFDALVDTGMIARADLELFEFVDTAEEGWASLVRRGLTSAASPRE; encoded by the coding sequence ATGGATCTTCTAGCCTATCCGGACACTACGAGCCTGCTTTTGCCGGTGGAGGATACCGAGTTCCTTCTTCGCGAGGAAATGCGCCCAATCCGCTTTGCTCTCGAATTCGCGAAGGCGGATCTCGCCTTGAAGGACTGGGGGGTGCGCTCGACGGTCATTGTCTTTGGAAGCGCGCGCATTCGATCGAAGGAGGCTGCAGCGCAGGCCCAGGACAATGCGAAAACGGAAGAAGAGCGCAAGGCCGCTGACAACCTTACGCGCCATACTGACTATTACGAGGTGGCACGCGAGTTTGCGCAGATCGTATCGTTGCGCGGCGGTGCCTTCGCACCCAGGCATCGCTGGCGCGAAAATGTGATCGCAACTGGCGGCGGCCCCGGGATCATGGAGGCTGCCAATCGGGGCGCTCACGACGTTGGCGCTCCGAGCATTGGCTTCAACATCACTTTGCTTCGCGAGCAGAGGCCCAACGCCTATATCACCCCGGAGCTGAACTTCCGTTTTCACTACTTCGCCATGCGCAAGATGCATCTGGCGATGAGGGCGTCGGCTCTCGCAATCTTCCCCGGTGGCTTTGGAACTCTCGATGAAATGTTCGAGCTGTTGACTTTGCAGCAGACGGGCAAGGCACTCAGCGCTCCCATCGTTCTGTTCGGCAGTTCATATTGGAAGCAGGTCATCAATTTTGATGCGCTCGTCGACACTGGCATGATCGCGCGCGCTGACCTCGAGCTTTTCGAGTTCGTCGACACGGCGGAGGAAGGTTGGGCGTCTCTTGTGAGACGGGGGCTGACGTCCGCGGCTTCGCCGCGTGAGTGA
- the lptC gene encoding LPS export ABC transporter periplasmic protein LptC: MQGSRNAIDDERRAFALPGGSHDHTLRVLSIALPFAIGLMAAIMLLDPLRHRPEVSLLIDRHKVPSVGKRFAVASASYRGRDARGRTFSISVENAEQETLSPPIVRMTGLIAAIDLESGPAKVTALSGDYDYAENTLQIPGQAVFVAPDDLKLTSSRTAIDLRAQRVVASGPVAGKTAIGTFSADAMELDLEGRTMALIGRARLRMISREKDNGP; the protein is encoded by the coding sequence ATGCAGGGCTCGAGGAACGCGATCGATGACGAACGCCGCGCATTCGCGCTGCCAGGTGGCAGCCATGACCATACGCTTCGGGTCCTGTCGATCGCCCTGCCGTTCGCGATCGGATTGATGGCGGCAATCATGCTGCTGGACCCTTTGAGGCATCGGCCTGAGGTCAGTCTTCTCATCGATCGTCATAAAGTGCCCTCGGTCGGCAAAAGGTTCGCAGTTGCCAGCGCATCCTATCGGGGCCGGGATGCCCGCGGCCGAACGTTCTCGATCTCCGTCGAGAATGCGGAACAAGAGACGCTGAGCCCACCAATCGTCCGCATGACGGGGCTCATTGCCGCGATCGACCTCGAGAGCGGGCCAGCCAAGGTGACAGCGCTCTCCGGTGACTACGACTACGCTGAAAACACCCTTCAAATTCCTGGACAGGCGGTGTTCGTCGCGCCGGATGACCTCAAACTCACGTCAAGCCGAACAGCGATCGACCTGAGAGCGCAGCGCGTGGTGGCCTCAGGGCCAGTGGCCGGCAAGACTGCGATCGGTACGTTCAGCGCAGACGCCATGGAACTCGACCTCGAAGGTCGGACCATGGCTTTGATCGGTCGCGCCAGGCTGCGCATGATTTCCCGCGAGAAAGACAACGGACCCTGA
- a CDS encoding MucR family transcriptional regulator, with protein sequence MDTPILMELTADIVSAHVGHNSVAPADVPRLIQSVYGALAGVGQEAPAAAALPEPKVAVRSSVKPDAITCLECGAKMKILKRHLATDHGFSPDEYRLRWSLPRDYPMVAPDYSAKRQAVAKAFGLGRRADKKVPSDQAKAMALTDGG encoded by the coding sequence ATGGACACCCCCATTCTAATGGAACTGACGGCCGACATCGTCTCGGCTCATGTCGGGCACAACAGCGTCGCCCCCGCCGATGTTCCCCGCCTCATCCAGTCGGTTTACGGCGCCCTAGCCGGCGTTGGGCAGGAGGCGCCAGCAGCCGCCGCACTTCCCGAGCCCAAGGTTGCCGTCCGCTCGTCGGTCAAACCTGATGCGATCACCTGCCTCGAATGCGGCGCGAAAATGAAAATTCTCAAGCGTCATCTCGCAACCGACCATGGTTTCTCGCCCGATGAATACCGCCTACGCTGGAGCCTTCCGCGCGACTACCCGATGGTCGCGCCCGACTATTCCGCCAAGCGTCAGGCCGTTGCGAAGGCATTCGGGCTCGGACGCAGAGCAGATAAAAAGGTGCCTTCAGATCAGGCAAAGGCGATGGCTTTAACCGATGGCGGCTGA
- a CDS encoding bifunctional diguanylate cyclase/phosphodiesterase → MGKYVGSGRLLRRAEAWIIGLGGLGVAFLSVCFNSFDAFIALVAGHEDWHILELATVLFYGSLAGLIIAFRRAADLQREIVKREDAENHANLLARHDSLTGLPNRRLLSDELNVAIKAVENAASECAVFVIDLDQFKPVNDLHGHDVGDGVLIEVASRLKGVCDEGATIARLGGDEFVCVMSYPAGADVPARTAGQVIRTLGEAFVINGTRLEIGATVGIARCPQDATTAEALLRAADVAMYEAKRAGRGQYHFFHAEMDMRLRERAVIELDLRSALDRGEIEAYFQPVISLGESNIIGFEALARWNHPTRGLLAPDLFISIAEDMGLIGELSYGILRSGCMAACDWPPHTSLSINISPIQLKDPWLSARLLAILTECGFPSSRLIVEVTENAIIDDIELVSEVFSSLQNAGIRIALDDFGKGYSSLNHLRQLRFDHLKIDSSFVLSMDASESRKIVSAIAGLGKALGMPVTAEGVETEASAETLRSLGCEQAQGYLFGHPVTASETANSFDSTDRSLPKGKAASSL, encoded by the coding sequence ATGGGTAAGTATGTTGGCTCGGGCAGGCTGCTGCGACGCGCCGAAGCCTGGATTATCGGCCTAGGCGGTCTAGGTGTCGCCTTCCTCTCCGTGTGTTTTAACTCATTCGATGCCTTTATAGCGTTAGTGGCAGGACACGAAGACTGGCACATTCTTGAACTCGCCACGGTTCTTTTCTATGGCAGCCTTGCTGGCCTCATTATTGCGTTTCGCAGGGCAGCGGACTTACAGCGCGAAATTGTCAAACGCGAGGACGCGGAAAACCACGCCAATTTGCTCGCTCGGCATGACTCCTTGACCGGGCTTCCCAATCGACGGCTACTGAGCGACGAGTTGAACGTCGCAATCAAGGCAGTCGAAAATGCCGCCAGCGAATGCGCGGTTTTTGTCATCGACCTCGATCAGTTCAAGCCGGTGAACGATCTGCACGGGCACGACGTCGGTGATGGCGTGCTGATCGAGGTTGCCAGCCGCCTGAAAGGCGTTTGTGATGAGGGGGCGACGATTGCCCGATTGGGCGGCGATGAATTCGTCTGTGTGATGTCCTATCCGGCCGGGGCAGACGTCCCCGCGCGAACCGCAGGGCAAGTCATTCGGACATTGGGCGAGGCCTTCGTGATCAATGGCACACGCCTCGAGATCGGGGCGACCGTTGGCATAGCCCGTTGCCCGCAGGATGCGACGACTGCCGAAGCGCTCCTGAGAGCGGCCGACGTAGCAATGTACGAAGCCAAGCGCGCCGGGCGAGGCCAATATCACTTCTTCCATGCCGAAATGGATATGCGCCTGCGCGAGCGTGCCGTCATCGAGCTGGATCTTCGATCGGCGCTCGATCGCGGTGAAATCGAGGCCTATTTCCAGCCGGTTATTTCACTCGGCGAGTCCAACATAATCGGCTTCGAAGCACTGGCGCGCTGGAATCATCCTACTCGGGGCTTGCTGGCGCCCGACCTGTTCATCTCCATTGCGGAAGACATGGGCCTCATCGGGGAGTTGTCCTATGGCATCTTGCGCAGCGGCTGCATGGCCGCGTGCGACTGGCCACCTCACACGTCGCTGTCCATCAACATCTCACCGATCCAGCTCAAAGATCCGTGGCTGTCGGCCCGGCTGCTGGCCATCCTTACGGAATGCGGCTTCCCTTCGAGCAGGTTGATCGTCGAGGTGACCGAGAACGCGATCATTGACGATATTGAACTGGTCTCCGAGGTCTTCTCGTCGCTGCAAAATGCCGGTATCCGAATTGCGCTCGACGATTTCGGCAAGGGATATTCGAGCCTCAACCATCTGCGACAACTGCGCTTCGACCATCTAAAGATCGACAGCTCGTTTGTGCTGTCGATGGATGCGTCGGAAAGCCGCAAGATCGTCAGCGCGATCGCGGGGCTCGGCAAAGCCCTGGGCATGCCCGTGACCGCCGAAGGCGTCGAAACCGAGGCATCCGCGGAGACGTTGCGTTCGCTCGGCTGCGAACAAGCTCAAGGCTATTTGTTTGGCCACCCGGTCACCGCCTCCGAGACAGCCAATTCGTTCGATTCGACCGACAGATCTCTTCCCAAGGGAAAGGCGGCATCGAGCCTTTGA
- the clpB gene encoding ATP-dependent chaperone ClpB, with translation MNLEKFTDRAKGFLQSAQTVAIRMNHQRITPDHILKALLEDKEGMAAGLIQRAGGNPAFAVQEVDKALAKVPAVSGGGAQQTPGLDNDAVRVLDQAEQIAQKSNDSFVTVERLLVALALATTTAAGQALKAANVTPQALEAAITALRGGRTADSAGAENAYEAMKKYARDLTEAARDGKLDPVIGRDEEIRRTVQILARRTKNNPALIGEPGVGKTAIAEGLALRIANGDVPDSLKDRRLMALDMGSLIAGAKYRGEFEERLKAVLDEVKGAEGEIILFIDEMHTLIGAGASEGSMDASNLLKPALARGELHCIGATTLDEYQKYVEKDPALQRRFQPVFVGEPTVEDTISILRGIKEKYELHHGVRIADNAIVAAATLSNRYIADRFLPDKAIDLMDEAASRIRMEVESKPEEIENLDRRIIQLKIEEMALGKETDQASKDRLTALRDELANLEQQSAELTTRWQNERDKIASEGKIKEALDAARIELDQAQRGGDYAKAGELTYGRIPELEKQLAEAEGQAGNALLREEVTSEDIAAVVSRWTGIPVDRMMEGEREKLLKMEETLGKRVIGQRDAVVAVSKAVRRARAGLQDPNRPLGSFLFLGPTGVGKTELTKALAGFLFDDDSAMVRIDMSEFMEKHSVSRLIGAPPGYVGYDEGGVLTEAVRRRPYQVVLFDEVEKAHSDVFNVLLQVLDDGRLTDGQGRVVDFTNTLIILTSNLGSQYLANLGEGEDVSHVEPQVMEVVRSHFRPEFLNRLDEIILFHRLGVEHMAPIVEIQVARVASLLKDRKITLDLTQAAERWLGRVGYDPVYGARPLKRAVQRYLQDPLAEKLLGGEIPDGSTVHIDEGDEGLSMMVDEDGHSRTAQRAA, from the coding sequence ATGAACCTCGAGAAATTCACCGACCGCGCCAAGGGATTTCTGCAGTCCGCGCAGACGGTTGCGATCCGCATGAACCACCAGCGGATCACCCCGGACCACATCCTCAAGGCGCTGCTCGAAGACAAGGAAGGCATGGCCGCGGGGCTGATCCAGCGCGCCGGCGGTAACCCCGCCTTCGCCGTGCAGGAAGTCGACAAGGCGCTGGCCAAGGTACCCGCGGTGTCGGGCGGCGGCGCCCAGCAGACGCCCGGGCTCGACAACGATGCCGTGCGCGTGCTCGACCAGGCCGAACAGATCGCCCAGAAATCGAACGACAGCTTCGTCACCGTCGAGCGGCTGCTCGTCGCGCTGGCGCTCGCCACGACCACGGCTGCGGGGCAGGCGCTGAAGGCGGCGAACGTGACGCCGCAAGCGCTCGAAGCGGCGATCACGGCGCTGCGCGGCGGCCGCACGGCCGACAGCGCCGGGGCTGAGAACGCCTATGAGGCGATGAAGAAGTATGCGCGCGACCTGACCGAGGCGGCGCGCGACGGCAAGCTCGATCCGGTCATCGGCCGCGACGAGGAAATCCGCCGCACGGTGCAGATCCTCGCCCGCCGGACCAAGAACAACCCCGCGCTGATCGGCGAGCCCGGCGTCGGCAAGACCGCGATCGCCGAGGGCCTGGCGCTGCGCATCGCCAACGGCGACGTGCCCGACAGCCTCAAGGACCGCCGCCTGATGGCGCTCGACATGGGCAGCCTGATCGCCGGCGCAAAGTATCGCGGCGAGTTCGAGGAGCGGCTGAAGGCCGTGCTCGACGAGGTCAAGGGCGCCGAAGGCGAGATCATCCTGTTCATCGACGAGATGCACACGCTGATCGGCGCGGGCGCTTCCGAAGGCTCGATGGATGCCTCGAACCTGTTGAAGCCCGCGCTGGCCCGCGGCGAGCTGCACTGCATCGGCGCGACCACGCTCGACGAGTATCAGAAGTATGTCGAGAAGGACCCGGCGCTGCAGCGGCGTTTCCAGCCGGTCTTCGTCGGCGAGCCGACGGTCGAGGACACGATCTCGATCCTGCGCGGCATCAAGGAGAAGTACGAGCTGCACCACGGCGTGCGCATCGCCGACAACGCGATCGTCGCCGCGGCGACGCTCAGCAACCGCTACATCGCCGACCGCTTCCTGCCCGACAAGGCGATCGACCTGATGGACGAGGCCGCCAGCCGCATCCGCATGGAAGTGGAGAGCAAGCCCGAGGAGATCGAGAATCTCGACCGCCGCATCATCCAGCTCAAGATCGAGGAGATGGCGCTGGGCAAGGAGACCGATCAGGCCTCCAAGGACCGGCTCACCGCCTTGCGCGACGAGCTGGCCAACCTCGAGCAGCAGTCGGCCGAGTTGACTACGCGCTGGCAGAACGAGCGCGACAAGATCGCCTCCGAAGGCAAGATCAAGGAAGCGCTCGACGCGGCGCGGATCGAGCTCGACCAGGCGCAGCGCGGCGGTGACTATGCCAAGGCCGGCGAGCTGACCTATGGCCGCATCCCCGAGCTGGAGAAGCAGCTAGCCGAGGCCGAGGGCCAGGCCGGCAATGCCCTGCTGCGCGAGGAAGTGACCAGCGAGGACATCGCCGCCGTCGTCAGCCGCTGGACCGGCATTCCGGTCGACCGGATGATGGAGGGCGAGCGCGAGAAGCTGCTCAAGATGGAAGAGACGCTCGGCAAGCGGGTGATCGGCCAGCGTGATGCTGTCGTCGCGGTGTCGAAGGCCGTGCGTCGCGCGCGAGCGGGCCTGCAGGACCCGAACCGGCCACTGGGCTCGTTCCTGTTCCTCGGGCCCACGGGCGTCGGCAAGACCGAGCTGACCAAGGCGCTCGCCGGCTTCCTGTTCGACGACGACAGCGCGATGGTCCGCATCGACATGTCAGAGTTTATGGAGAAGCACTCGGTCAGCCGTCTGATCGGCGCGCCTCCGGGCTATGTCGGCTACGACGAAGGCGGCGTGCTGACCGAAGCCGTGCGGCGGCGGCCCTATCAGGTCGTGCTGTTCGACGAGGTCGAGAAGGCGCACAGCGACGTGTTCAACGTGCTGCTGCAGGTGCTCGACGACGGCCGGCTGACCGACGGACAGGGCCGCGTGGTGGACTTCACCAACACGCTGATCATCCTGACCAGCAACCTGGGCAGCCAGTACCTCGCGAATCTCGGCGAGGGTGAGGATGTGTCACACGTCGAGCCGCAGGTCATGGAAGTGGTGCGCAGCCACTTCCGGCCAGAGTTCCTCAACCGGCTGGACGAGATCATCCTGTTCCACCGGCTCGGGGTCGAGCATATGGCGCCGATCGTCGAGATCCAGGTCGCGCGGGTGGCCTCGCTGCTCAAGGATCGCAAGATCACGCTCGACCTCACGCAGGCGGCGGAGCGTTGGCTGGGGCGGGTCGGTTACGATCCGGTCTATGGCGCAAGGCCGCTCAAGCGGGCGGTGCAGCGCTACCTGCAGGACCCGCTCGCCGAGAAGCTGCTCGGCGGCGAGATTCCCGACGGTTCGACGGTGCACATCGACGAGGGCGACGAAGGCCTCAGCATGATGGTCGACGAAGACGGGCATTCACGCACGGCACAAAGGGCGGCGTGA
- a CDS encoding MucR family transcriptional regulator, giving the protein MADETSGTDLLELATELTMAWLSNPNTRAAAEDIPTFLQSMHSAVVNLATPQALPEVASATEYVPAVTPRRSLASPDHIISLIDGKPYKTLKRHLSGHGLTPAEYRERYGLKSDYPMVAANYAEMRRGLAKKIGLGRKPGAKVATKSSPKPAATKPAAKSKAPRAAKATAETAPKG; this is encoded by the coding sequence ATGGCCGACGAAACGTCTGGAACCGATCTTCTCGAACTCGCTACCGAACTGACAATGGCGTGGCTGTCCAACCCCAATACCCGGGCCGCAGCGGAAGACATTCCAACCTTCCTACAATCCATGCACAGCGCGGTGGTAAATCTGGCCACGCCGCAGGCGTTGCCGGAGGTAGCATCGGCGACCGAGTATGTTCCGGCTGTTACGCCGCGCCGCTCGCTCGCATCACCTGACCACATCATCTCGCTGATCGATGGCAAGCCCTACAAGACGCTCAAGCGCCATCTGTCGGGACATGGCCTGACTCCTGCTGAGTACCGCGAGCGCTATGGCTTGAAGAGCGACTATCCAATGGTCGCGGCAAATTATGCCGAGATGCGCCGTGGTCTCGCCAAGAAGATCGGCCTCGGACGGAAGCCGGGAGCCAAGGTGGCGACCAAATCGAGCCCCAAACCGGCGGCCACGAAGCCAGCAGCCAAGTCCAAAGCGCCGCGCGCCGCAAAAGCTACGGCTGAAACCGCGCCCAAGGGCTGA
- the nhaA gene encoding Na+/H+ antiporter NhaA, which produces MLTRTILARPSAIRQFLEAQSSAGLVLMAAALVALVIANTSLGPGYAALLHLPLGPLTVGHWINDGLMAVFFLLVGLEIKREMLHGELSTWPRRALPGIAAAGGMVVPALIYLAFNRGSTAAGWAIPAATDIAFALGVIALLGNRVPASLRVFLAALAIIDDLGAVVIIALFYTSELSLIDLAGAIAALLVLIALNRSCVVTLIPYLLVGMVLWVLVLRSGIHATLAGVMLAFTIPMARRPGRPDADSQSPLYRLEHALHLPVAFLILPVFGLANAAVPVVGLPPTALLAPVTLGAALGLLIGKFVGVFGFATLAVRLRLADMPAHASRLQLLGVALLCGIGFTMSIFITLLAFPGSELLQSESKIGVLVGSLLSGLLGYAVLRAARREHAPTASA; this is translated from the coding sequence TTGTTGACCCGCACCATCCTCGCGCGCCCGAGCGCTATCCGCCAGTTCCTCGAAGCCCAGTCGTCCGCGGGACTTGTGTTGATGGCGGCCGCGCTGGTCGCTCTCGTCATCGCCAATACCTCGCTCGGCCCTGGCTATGCGGCGCTGCTGCACCTTCCGCTGGGGCCGCTCACCGTCGGGCACTGGATCAACGACGGCTTGATGGCCGTGTTCTTTTTGCTTGTGGGCTTGGAAATCAAGCGCGAGATGCTGCATGGCGAACTCTCGACCTGGCCGCGCCGCGCCTTGCCCGGGATCGCCGCTGCGGGCGGGATGGTGGTTCCCGCGCTCATCTACTTGGCGTTCAATCGCGGCTCCACCGCCGCCGGCTGGGCGATCCCCGCCGCCACGGACATCGCCTTTGCCTTGGGCGTGATCGCCTTGCTCGGCAACCGCGTGCCGGCCTCGCTCCGGGTGTTCTTGGCTGCCCTGGCGATCATCGATGACCTCGGAGCGGTCGTGATCATCGCGCTATTCTACACGTCGGAGTTGTCGCTGATCGACCTGGCCGGAGCAATCGCGGCCTTGCTCGTGCTGATCGCGCTCAACCGGTCTTGCGTCGTTACACTGATCCCCTATCTCCTGGTGGGAATGGTCTTATGGGTCCTGGTTCTTCGATCCGGAATTCATGCCACCCTCGCGGGAGTAATGTTGGCCTTTACGATTCCGATGGCGCGCAGGCCTGGCCGCCCCGACGCGGATTCCCAGAGCCCGCTGTACCGACTGGAGCACGCCTTGCATCTGCCGGTCGCATTCCTGATCCTTCCGGTATTCGGATTGGCCAACGCCGCCGTTCCCGTCGTCGGCTTACCGCCCACAGCGTTGCTCGCACCGGTGACCCTCGGCGCCGCATTGGGCCTCCTTATCGGCAAGTTCGTGGGTGTGTTCGGCTTCGCGACACTCGCCGTCCGTCTGCGATTGGCGGACATGCCCGCCCACGCCAGCAGGCTCCAGTTGCTCGGCGTCGCCTTGCTTTGCGGCATCGGCTTTACAATGAGCATCTTCATCACGCTCCTGGCTTTCCCGGGCAGCGAACTGCTTCAGTCCGAATCGAAGATCGGTGTCCTGGTTGGTTCGCTGCTTTCCGGGCTGCTCGGTTACGCCGTCCTGCGAGCCGCGAGGCGCGAACACGCGCCAACCGCATCGGCCTAG